ATTGACCACGGCACCGAGGCGCACGTCATTGGTGACGTGCTGGCGGCCCGCGGCGTCCCCGTGCTCATCGGCCCGCTGTTCACCACCAAATCCAAGCCGGAACTGCGCGGGCGCTCCCTGGCCAACCCGGGCAGGCTCGCAGCGGCCGGTGTGGAAATCTCGCTGATCACCGACCACCCCGTGGTGCCCATCAACTTCCTGGTCCACCAGGCCACCTTTGCTGTGAAGGAGGGCCTGGACCGGCGCACCGCGCTGCGGGCCCTCACCATCAACCCGGCCAAGGTGCTGGGGCTCGACGGACGGATCGGCTCGCTGGCCCCAGGCAAGGACGCGGACTTGGTGCTTTGGAGCGGGGATCCCCTGGATGTCATGCAGCGCGCCATGAAGGTGTTCATCGGCGGCAAGCCCGTCTACACCTACGACGACGTCGCCCGGGCGGGTGCCGCGGCCTCCCGCGTGTAGCCCTCTCCGGTGCCCGGGGGCAGGCCTGCTGTGGCGGCGCCTGGGAACGGCCTGCTGTGGCGGCGCCTGGGAGCGGCCTCACGGGCCTGCCCCCAGGCTGGACGCATTGAAGGGGCGTTTCACCTACCCGTTCGTGCAGGTGAAACGCCCCTTCAGGGTGCTACGGGCGAGCTGCCCGTGGTGCTGCTTAGGCCGGGAGCTGCAGGACGGCACCTGTGAAGATCAGGTCCGGGTGGATGACGGTGTTGGCGTTCGCCTGGTAGACGGCTTCCCACCCGCCCTTGATGCCCAGCTTCTGCGCAATCGTGCTCAGGGTGTCGCCGGACTGGATGGTGTAGGTCTTGCCGCTGAGCTCAACGGAAGCGGGGGCCGGAGCCTGCTGGACCGGAGCCTGCTCGACCGGGGCCTGCTGGGCCGGGGCCTGCTCGACCGGGGCCTGCTGGACCGGGGCAACCTCGGAGGACTGGGCGGCCACGGGGGCCGGCGCGGGAACGGCTGCCGGCGAGTAGGCCTGGCCACCCCCGCCGGAGAGTCCCAGCTGTGCTGCGCAGGAGGGCCATGCCCCCCAGCCCTGACCGGCCTGGACACGCTCGGCTACGGCGATCTGCTGTGCTCGGGTGGCGTTCTGGGGAGAGCCGGTGCCGCCGTAGGCCGCCCAGGTGCTGGGGGTGAACTGCAGTCCACCGGAGAAACCGTTGCCGGTGTTGATGGACCAGTTGCCGCCGCTTTCACACTGTGCGAGGGCGTCCCATGTGCTGCCGGAGGCTGCGTTCGCGCCGGTTCCGGCAACGGCCAGTCCAGCACCGGCAATGGCGGCAACCGCAAGTCCGCGGCTGATGTTGCGTGTAAGTTTCGTGTTCTTCATGGATGCGTGCTCCCAAAGGCCACCTTCGCTCCATCCGTCCCCGGACATCTGCGCGCCACCGTCGAACCTGTTGGTATGGAGGTCGTTTCCGTGGCCTGCTGCGTGACGGTGTGCGGTGTTGGCAGGCCCGGGCATTCGTGGGCCGCAGGAGACGCGGCCGGCCCCTGAGGGCATGGTCAACGGTAGATCGAAACCAAATCGATATGCAAATCAGGTAATCGTGACCTAATTGTCACCGTAATTTTCAGTTTCATGGTGTATTTAAGATCGACTATGATCCTTGACCGGCCTTCCCGCACAGCTGTACGAAGTTGTCTTTCATCCACGGAGCCGTGCGTCAGCCGCCGCTTTTCGCACCCAGCGCGAGCCCGGACCTTCCGCAGCAGCCTGGTGGGCGCACTCTGTAGCATGAGTGGCGTGGCGCCAAGGGGTGGACTTGACCTCAAGCTGACTTGAGCCGGTTGGCTGGTGATGTTCCGCTTGGCCACCACCGCCAAGGAGCCCGCATGAGCGTCCCGTTGTTCCCCGCCGATTTCCGGCATGGTCCCGCTGCCCACCGCGTCTCCGTAAAAACGGCGGCCCGGTCACGCGGACACTCGAACATATACCCGCACCTACGCCTCAAGGTTCAGGAGACATCATGACAGTTTGGACTTGCGCCACGTGTGCCATCGAACATCCGGACACAGCGGCACCACCGAAAATTTGTGAAATCTGCGCCGACGAACGGCAGTACATTCCGGCAGGCGGTCAACGTTGGACCACCAGGGAGGAGCTTGCGGTCGCCGGGCACCGCATCAGGGTGACGGAGCTCGAACCCCGCCTCCACGCCATGGAAGCCGTCCCAGTGGATCCGCCGTCCGGACC
This genomic stretch from Arthrobacter dokdonellae harbors:
- a CDS encoding LysM peptidoglycan-binding domain-containing protein, producing the protein MKNTKLTRNISRGLAVAAIAGAGLAVAGTGANAASGSTWDALAQCESGGNWSINTGNGFSGGLQFTPSTWAAYGGTGSPQNATRAQQIAVAERVQAGQGWGAWPSCAAQLGLSGGGGQAYSPAAVPAPAPVAAQSSEVAPVQQAPVEQAPAQQAPVEQAPVQQAPAPASVELSGKTYTIQSGDTLSTIAQKLGIKGGWEAVYQANANTVIHPDLIFTGAVLQLPA